Within Quercus lobata isolate SW786 chromosome 5, ValleyOak3.0 Primary Assembly, whole genome shotgun sequence, the genomic segment TCGTCGCCCACTCCTCCTGACGGCAAACCCAATCCGTcccctcaacaaaaaaataccGACTCTTCCAGTTCCTGTTTGAGTCTGGCATATCCGACACTAGCCTTAGCCCTTTCTCCCTGGCATTAAAATGATACGTCCCCTTAGACGAGGCGATGTGGTGAGGCCTATAACAATGAAAGAATTCTTCTAAAGTGAGCTGACGGTGTCCTCCGCTAAGACTGCCCCAAAGGATTTCAGATCCTATAAAAgtcctccaggcgtttgggGCGATCTGGGTGACGGATATTCCAAGGAAGTCAGCAAGCTGACGGTGTAGAGCCGTCAACGGTAATCTCAGACCGGCAGCAAACATGGCGTCATACATGCCAACGTCAGCTGTCCTCCCGGAATAACACCTCTCATTCTCTGTAGGGAGACGGAGGGGAATGTGGTCTGGAATTTGATAACGAACCCGTAACTCCCTAAAAACTTTGTCACTCATCCCAGGCGAAAATTTGTTGACGGCCCAATCCTCAGGAAGAATGAAGGGACGATTATCTCCGGGACCCTCTGAGGTCCCTTCACTGGATCTCTCATCCCCGTCACTGTCCTCCCCGTCAACATCCACTCCATCCTCGCCATTTCCATCCCCTCTTCCCTCATCCTCATCTCCCTCAGCAAAACTCTCATCGTCGTCAGGAGATTGGGCTGACGACCCTCTCTCTGACGGAAGGGAGAAGTTTGACTCATCTCCAGAGCCAAAGGtttcgtcgtagcccgctccttcgCGGACTGACGACTCCTCACAAGACGCGTTACtcgacatctgactacctacaagtgacgggtTTAAGCTAAGTACCTAGGCTGACGACCATACTAATGAGGCAAAATaacaaagggaaaagaagaaggaaggaaagaaaaatgaagactTACCGGTATGAAGGCTTTCTGGACAACTCTAAAAGACAGCGCCAAATAAACCGACGGAAGTAAAGCTGACGAAAGGGGGGCGACGATCTTCCTCTCCACAAGATCAGCAAGAATGAAATAGTGAAAAATGAGGGGAGGTGCtgtttatatatgaaaaaaaatggcGCGAAAGACGAAGCGACGTCTCATCGAATGCAAAGCCAATAGGAGCAAGCCACCTGTCCAAGGCATTAAATGCACAAAATCCACGCGAACGATATCCCAGTAAAACAAACTCCACAACCCGTCAGTACAAAGTCTGACGGAggtatggagtagggggcaagtGATGAGGATAAAACTAGTTAGATAAGGGTGACGGGCAAGCTTGACAAAGCTGACGAGAGGGAACTGTACCGTCAGCAAGTCTTCAAGGCTGACAGGGGAGTAAAGGAAGAGCACACATGTAACCGGGCATCCTGAAGCTGACGGAAGTAAAATTAGACTGACAGGAGTAATTAGGCAGACGGGAGTAAACTTGGGCAGACGGGGTTATCCTAAACTGACGGCGTGGGTCTACAAGTTGATTGAACTGCCCGTTTAcatatataagtaaaataacttGCTCTCCGCGTTTCAAGGAACCTAAagactcctatatggaaagaatcccgtaaaatacgcccaagaagactcctataaggaaaagacttctactccaaggaagagagtcaaccatctactactataaaaacccaagcacccttaTAAAACacggtacgcataatttaccctctctagcactctagagcagtgagaatagttctaacttgaccttcggagggtgtttggccggtaccacaccggtactctctgctaggttcttccttttcgttgtgcaggtgccgtttgatcgtacgaggaacgtgtgactcactggtgatacTATTTTCGGCTTCATCATTAGAGATAGCTTTAAAGTATTCGAGACATAGCCTCATTGATGTTACAAACCTCTCAACAGCATTTGTGAAGCACTCCAGTTCATCCAAAGTGCCATATACATCATAAATATCATCTATTACTGTTATTAGTGCAACGAACTTTGCTATTGTTCTCCTAAAATATCCAAATTGTGGCTGAAACATTACTCCCATTGTCCATAAGAGACACTCCAATGGCCTATCCctcacaaaattcaaattttctgcaAGGCCTGTGCTCTTCCACGACCTTTGTTTGAACAAAAGAAGAATACATGAGTGTTATAATTAATTATAGCAATTAATGCGTCTTTCAAGTTTAGTAAATTAAACAAAAGCTTAAAACCTAAGGTTATTAActtatttcttatttatattttttatatattgactTCAATGTTGAACATTTATCTAGTTAtcgttatttacttttttgaatCTTAATTTGCATTATGAACATCATAATATGATTTAATGATTAGAGATTTACTTTAATATTCATTATTACtcataaattaatatattcttaacatatatatatatatatatatatataaattcacaTATCCCCAGTATATCGTATACTAGTTTTTCTACTTGTATCCAAAAGTATCCATGCTTCTTAGTTTTTACCTTGACAATTCTTTTAGATCTTCTTGGTGGGTTGCTTGTACCATGTTGAAATCCAATTCTGCAAGCTCAAGCAAGATAGTGTTCATGTCTTCTCTTCTTCTATATATATCAATGAACCACCTTGCTTCCAACCTAAGCATCCTCCAATGTAGTGGAACCTCCAAGGAATGGCTCACTAAAGCAGAaagatttttatctttattcttCTTGATGTATACTTTCAGATGTTTTGTTGAGAATTCTCTTGCATCTTCTaagatattttcattttctatagaAAGGAATGAGGCTTCATACAAGGATAGCATACCCTTCGTATCCTCGCAAAGGCATGCTTTGAAATTTCCTCTCTCATCCATGAAACTATTGAAAACTTCTATGAAGACCAACAAAATAATGTTAACTATAAATGAAGGATTAGGTATTAAAAATTCGATACTAGTTTTTCGATATTATATTTATAggttttctaattaaatttaactatatatatagatgcATTAATCAACaatgttattttttctcaatacattaaattcaaccatataATTTATTGATCAAAATGACCACATgcatagttgaatttaattggataaCCTAAGTTACAAAATCTAAGAAACTATACTTCATTTTTATCTTAGGCATAAGTAAACACCCacttgtcaattttttttttaatatgcttTAATACCTTGAGACACAATATATCCATGTTGTCTTAGGAGTCTAAATTTAAGAGCTGTGGCATATAAATTCTTCGTCTTCCACATGTCAGTATCACTACCATGGTCAATATTGTTGTAAAGTCCttctaatattttctttatttcttcctCAAAGTGATAAGATATTCCCAATCTCTGCAAGATATCGATCAGCTCGAGTTGCTCTATAGGATCCACCACTTTGTGAAGCATcatcctcacttgttcctttaACATATTATTTTGTCTAGTGCATGATTCCCCCTACATCACAAGTTTGTCATTAATGGGTATAATCAGTTTCCATTATTAACAATTACTATCACTagtaaaattaacaaatgaaaaCAGTAACACAAGCGTACCGTATATTCATTTCTCAATGACTGAATGTAGTTATAGTGCCAATCGGTAGGTTGGTAATTTGCTGATCGCCGCAAAGCAGTGGGACTATTTGATATTTTGCTGGCTGGCATGCATTGGACAACGATGCCACTTCTGGATTTTACAAGTGAGATAGGACCTTTAGATGGGATAGGTGGTAGTCTATTGAAATTGCAGATAGGGAGTGAAGCAAGTAGGTTAAGAGCCATTGACTCAGGTCTTTGGTGAAGCTACTACGTTTTTGAGTTGAATGGGTTACTTGGGAACATATTACTTCACATGGACACCTTTATATAGCCCTTGCGCCTTGACTAGGGTTATAAATGAGCTGTTGGGTTTGGTCAAGaatgaaattcatttacttACCAAACGAgctatgtttaatatatatatatatatatatatatatatatatatttatatatattgtagttgcacgattttcctggcccaaagcgcaacccacaataaatatttgtagaggatgggtcaaagaacttggcctcagtGAATCTATTCAGTCTGATGCATGGGCAATATgattgcagaaaataaagacacgaaaatggatctctcacgtataagtttatttctctagttcctcatacagaatttttcgtccccttctctaagggactccactacattatatagctccattctctcatctcaaccctacacttgttgaccatCTAAGCACCTatttgagtggctgtcccatcagacgccttcatctctccccatgtgagttgcagaggccaaggcggtactgttcaggggtcatttcctcattaatgacGCCAAGAGGGTgattggggcgcaattaatgtggtggtagctctccatgggatattttggattttattcattttatatgttgggaggatgaactgaagtggctggggagagctcctcgtctgggcttcgtgaggTCCGAGGAGgtgttactcctcggacaggtttccttggcgtttattgggattgagtaatgcttcatacgtggtttctcttcggacaggacgctcctcggacgagcctgaatttggaatagcccatcatttctgggccgggccccacatatatatatatatatatatatatttttttttttaaaattttaaaaatattttttcaatatgaaattttataatattataattattaatagaCATTTATTATGACTATGTTTATATGGAATTATATATTCTAGCATtagatatttattattattgtttttcataTGGAATTCTAGTTTACATGGTGAGCACTTTTAGTCCCTGATATTTCAAATAAGTTATTTTAACACTTaaagtttctcaaaagaaaaagtccttaaagttttaaatttgcCCACTCCCCCTtctttttattaacaaaaatttaaaattgtcaataaattatacattttttagaaggctaaataaattttacttaattggtctcttgtttgttttttatgttttgggaggagagagatataaaagagtagaaaaaatacaaatttatccTTACTTTTAATAGAGGTGAGTAACGAGAGACAAATAAAGCTTACTTTAGGTGGGTAAAATGCCAatttttaaaccacgggtaagCAAAGTGTTTTTCTGGCAAACCACAAtggggtaaagtgtaattttcccatttaaaaaatatgcaaGCTAATACCATGTATCTTTTGAACTATGtgattataattgtttttaattgtactcgTGCATATACACGAAGTTACACACTAGTTGTGATAAAAGTTGTAgacttttttatgtttttagcatttttcagttttttttaaaaaaaaaaaataaataaacgtgTTGAATTGAGCAACATGGCCTCGTGGAATTTAAACCTTAATAGAAACTAATTCGCCAAGGAAAATGTTAACATCTAATTAGTGTTGTGGTCAAGTCAACTGACCCCATGAGTTCAATTCTACCATGTAATTCATGGATTCTATGTTTTGGGAATTGCTTATTGATTTGTAtaatatgtagaaaaaaaaaatcaagggctaatttattttcaaaaactaaaagtaaattatttgaaataaaattgagacaaaaaaaAGCTATGTAAAACCCGCAAATAGTACAtgaaatatacaaaaaaaattagcttataATCTAATGCCAAACGAACACTTAAGCTTAAGAGGAcaacattaaaagaaaataataaaaaatttgatccTTATATTCATTGAACCATGTTGAATTAGATCAacactttattttttcaaattctctttgTGGAAAAGTATGGTCAACTAGTTGATAAGGTCCACATTGTAGATATATTCTTCAAACTTGATCTATATCtttaggaaaataataaaaaaatttcttcttaaaGAAGAATCCAAAGGAAGATTTGCAAATTCTATCTCAATACAAGTTTGTTTAGAATTTTCTGGACTCATTATCACTTTTAGGATTCTCCACAATCTCAATTAACTACAaatatacattttatatattaaaacaaataaacaaaattagcCCATACATAGTTACTAACAATTAAAGTAAGAGATTAATTAAAAGGCCAAAAGCTTAGACATATAATTTGATTactcaaaatattgaaataacttgagaaaataatttaatctGAAAGTGTTAAAGGTATAGATATACTTGAAAAATTATTGCCTTGCTtcctttttgatcttttttttcttttctttttttctattttcttctaAGTATTAAACTTTTGGATTTATAGCAAAATTCGTACTTCGAAACCGTGAAAAAGTAAGAtatagaagagaaaaaaaattataatggatgcGGTAAGGTTTTGGTGCCGCACAAGCATgtacattttattattattttgtttagaatttgaGTCACACGGGCTGAGTGTCGGagaggaaataaataaataaaaataaataaataaaaaagtaaggaTAATTATCCATTTAGATATGGATGAAAACTTACGTGTCTGCAATTTCctcccttttttgtttttttttgtttttttgagaagcacGTGAATGTGGGACACAAACCTGTCAGTGGGTTCTGTGCAATGGACCACTACTTCTTTGAACGTCCAAATTCTGCGATGAGATGTGTCACACTAGTGGGTCCTATGTATTATTTACAAGACAcataaatctctttttttaacaacattttcattaaaaatgggtttcatggcactattcacacatttaaaaattattttgctacagtattttcagttttcaacaaaataagcggtatccaaacggacccaaagCCTAGTTTGGATAGAGCTGAAAAGTGTTTTCAGCTGCGTTGTGCTTTTTTCAGTGGATCCCGTGTACTGTTCACAGGACCCACAAATACtttattcagcaaaaacaactttaaaactaggtctcacggtactattcacacatttaaaaattattttcttatagtattttcagttttcaataataaacaatatccaaacagaccttaagtaaaaattttaaaataaaattttttttaaaaaagtgacgtgaacaggtaaaaaaaaaaagaagacaggTTTATCCGTACAAGagatgtatttttgttttatatatatccAGGCCTCTTCGAGTATCAAACTATTCCCTTTAGTATATGCAGATCTTtcatctctctcacacacacagtTATTATAAAGAGAAAtctcatatataattttaatcatatgtaattttaagaaatattacaCCCTTCAATTACctgttattaaatttatattttagtacAGTAGTACCTTCCATATATATACTGGAGTCTGGATCTATTGTGTTTAAGCATAGGGTTGATTCAACGGCAccttagagcactagcattgagAAATGCTATGCTATACTATtataccatctcaaaaagtcactttattacttataccatcccattttacaatacctcccaCATCCTAAAACtctattcttattaaaatattattctttaatctttttttattatttctttttaaccaatattttttttcagttccacttcctaggctttccaaccgttttttttttttttttcctcagcctccctcaacctctagTATTGGTTCATCTCACAGAACCCCACACACAAAGACCCAtcaacaaagccacacacaGCCACACGCACAATCCATCAAACCAGAGCCAACAACGcccaccacacccaccacccaagccaccgatcagaAACCACAccgccgatttgaaacccaccggagtaaacccattcaaaaaaccacaaccaaaaacacCGGACCCAAgccaaaaacaaccaaaaaccaGCCCCAAAAACACCGGTCACAgccaaaaaccacaaccaccacaccCACGCCGTCACCCACGACCCAAACACCGGACCCACAACCCACCCACGACCCAACCAAGACCCAAACCCCAGACCCAATCACGACCCACAACCCCTTTAAGCAcaaaaaccacaacaacaaccaaaaaccaCAACTAAAAACACCTGACCCACgccaaaaacaaccaaaaaccacaaccaaaaacacCGGTCACAGCCAAAAACCCACTCCGATCTCCGATCTCCGTGACCCATGCCATGACCCACTCCGATCTTCAACCCGGTTAGTATTGGTCGATGCTAATCCCACATAGATTAATGCGTTGCCAGCGGAGACTGCCGTTTACTTCTTCTTCAACGCCGTCGTTTCGCACAAGTAGCAGCAGcagcagatgagaaagagatgtttgggtttgggtttgaaagaggaaagtgagaaagagagaatgaagatGAGAAAGAGATGGTTGATGTcgtttacttcttcttcttcttcttcaacgcCGTCGTTTCGCACAAGTAGCAGCAGcagcagatgagaaagagatgtttgggtttgggtttgaaagaggaaagtgagaaagagagaatgaagagagcggagagagcagatgagaaagagagaatgaagagagagaagataacaTAAATtatggaggagagagaaatccgattaaaatatattttttttttttacaattgtgctacagtacaattctaaagatagaattgtactgtagcactattgtaaaaatttttacaatttctgTGTTTAGCATCCTTTGATGCAGCCCATTTTGAGacataaaatgttaaaaaggACTGAaatatagcattagcatttttcaatgctaatgctctaacaacagcttcttcttcttcttttttacttttttttgtacagtttttttttttgaccccttttgtaactttttgcagctttatactattttttacacatttttacaactttttgtGGCTTTTTAAATGAAAAGTACATCCTTAACCAGCATCACACCCCGACATTTGCCTTAACCATATGCAACCAAAAGGAAGGATCCCTTTCtaccaaaaaaggaaacaaaggaAGGATCTAAATATCTGATCCAATACATGTGAATCATGTGATGTGCCTGTGCGACACTGACCAGTTGTTTTTTTTCACATGGCAAAATTAGACGTCGGTTTGGACAGTTGGCAGATCCAGCAATGATTTAAGATGTACTTGGATCTTTATAGGTCCAAGtccctaggttttttattttggatagcatttttttttttttttttttttggtaaaaaggaTGTAGCATAATATTAATCAAAAGCCAAAGAGGTCCGTGAGGGCCTGTTTACATAGTATCATTAATCAAAAGCCAAAGAGGTCCGTGAGGGCCTGTTTACATCAGTAGAGTCATAATCTAGAGCCTCCAACACAGCAAAAGGAGGatttacaaaagaaataaactgCATATCTTGACTTCTCCCCATGTTAGCAAGCAAGTCAGCTGCTCTATTGGTTTCCCTGTAACAGTGTTGCACGCGGTACTCCTGGAAAGCTTGGATAGTATTAACGGGTACCATACTGTGCCTATTAAgcatatctattttttattttttattttttctttgaagatGGAAATAATTCTTCAATGATTTATTAGTTGAAATATAGTTTAATTAGTTGGGTTCAGTTAATATGCACttttttcaacaacaaaaaatgataataataattgatgcatttaaacattcattaatcatatattttaattattttataataaaaaattgaaaatttgaaaaataaataaaatctattacttttttaatttcctataaaaattttcataactaTTTATTAATAGTTTGCAGAACAGGGTCCTTTTCTGCGGAATGCAGGACAGGGTCCTTAAAAGAAGAGAAGCACCCtaataaattatatgttcttGAAAAGGGCCAAAAAGTTTAGGGTCCGTTGGGAtacagttgaaaactgaaaattgaaaaatattgtagtaaaataatttttaaatgtgtgaatagtaccgtgagacccatttttaataaaaaagtgactgaaaaataaaatttgtggatgtgcactgttcacagaaaaaatcaaatattgcggctactgtttataaacagtagccgcaacagtaaataaatagtaaaaaattggCCTGaaacgccaaaaaaaaaaaaaaaaaaaaaaaaaaaaaacctgctgCCAAGGTTGTGACGCGGAATATGATCAAACCAAAATTGTCGTGTCTTCCGATTTTTCTAGCCACGAAAAAGTTCATAATTTTTGCGCCCACATGATGAGTTGTGCCACCACTtggtaatattaaaaattaaaattttctgtcacaaaaaaaataataataaaatttggaaaaaattcaattagattttaattgaatcTCAATTTTGAGCCACAATtcccatttaattttaaatttttgtatcaaacgagttattgagtgtaaaaatcaaaaaatttcaaatcaattagattttaaattcaatttcaattggAATCCAATCTTATGCCACATGCCtatctaattttttaacttttgtggtgagtgaattattaagtgcaaaaatcgaagagtttaaatctaattaaattccaaaaaatgagaaattattatatattttagaaatgtatgatttaagaaggaaaaattatGCTTTGCCCACCTATGGTTTGCCCGAAAAACACTTTGCCTACCTGTAGTTTAAAAATtggcactttacccacctgagatAAGTTCTGTTTGTCTCTCAttacccacctctgttaaaagcATGGGTAAATTTATATTTGTGCTActcttttatgtctctctcctcttaaaacattaaaaagaaattaagggaaaagaaaatctaaaagctaggttttgtaaaaattaaaacctagcTTGTAGATCTTAAACATGATATTGACCTGTCACAACAATGCTCCAGACTTGCAATCTGATTAAAACAAAAGTTTGTTATGTTAATACAGTGCTCTGGACTCTCACATAAGGGGTGGGCCTCACACGTTGGTCCCCCCATGAAGCCCACCCCCTATGTGAGAGCTCGAAGCATTACTCCAGGGCTATGTAAGTATTTTTTCGTTCAAGTCAGGGTCTtcctacaaaaataaattatatatatacacaaacacactaaACTAACCTATTTTGACcatccttaaaaaatatttaacactTTGACTTGATAATCACAAGAATTTGGATTCAACAAAATGctgtccataacattttcacaaataagttcacaacaaatcctatgtGGTAAgctgacatcatttttttacttaccaataatagCATGtcacataagatttgttgtgaaaatgtagtAAATATAGTATTACTCCAAAAATAATTCTAGCCTTTAAAGGACCtaaacataatccttaaccccttaaacaaaaaaaaaggcttaaataataacaattattaacccaaaaaaaaaaaaaaaaagactaggccaaacaacaagtgaacaaattaattcaacaaaaatcctattcaaaaacaaaagaataaaaatatataattgtggggccagagaacttacgACCCGGCCCACTCCCCACTAAggctcagggcccgtgccgaggatggtagttgccgaggacgagtAGGGAAAGgccaaatagcctagagacacagccgaggatgaccctgtcctcggcatcccaagacttcaaagggaagagcgacGTCTCGCCGAAGGTTGCCTCCAAAACGCCCCCAGaagaagaggcgagtagaatgggacccacatgAGGGTACAGAGTGggggtggttcaaggtaaatacgtcacctccgcattaaatgtacccacaaacgtcctagccatattaatgaaaaaagacgcctgaacagtgtggtttcggttagtgcaactaacaaaaagcaggGGGAGGCGGTTGATGGGACAGGTATTCGGATAGGAGCCTGCCTGATAAACAGGTGGAGGGACAGGATCAACCGAGAAAGGCTATATAATAAAGACTTGTGCGCCAAAGAAAGGAGGCTTCCAGACCAGGGAGTCCTAAGAAAGGGAGAGGTATGAGGATATGAAGTTCCTTGAACAAGGTCTTAGGGCCGGAGCCACTCATGATGTCCCAGAACAGATTATTGTTGAGCATGTCAGGTGTATCTTTGAGCAAATCGCCATGAATACCACGACTAGCCatcgtctggtgaccaaggcctaacctttcaaacccacgctctataaattatattgtttgggctcTTAACATGTGGACCCAATACTATTTTGGGGCCGtcacgaattgagtccttacaattggcaccgtctgtgggaagggctta encodes:
- the LOC115990331 gene encoding uncharacterized protein LOC115990331 — translated: MALNLLASLPICNFNRLPPIPSKGPISLVKSRSGIVVQCMPASKISNSPTALRRSANYQPTDWHYNYIQSLRNEYTGESCTRQNNMLKEQVRMMLHKVVDPIEQLELIDILQRLGISYHFEEEIKKILEGLYNNIDHGSDTDMWKTKNLYATALKFRLLRQHGYIVSQEVFNSFMDERGNFKACLCEDTKGMLSLYEASFLSIENENILEDAREFSTKHLKVYIKKNKDKNLSALVSHSLEVPLHWRMLRLEARWFIDIYRRREDMNTILLELAELDFNMVQATHQEDLKELSRSWKSTGLAENLNFVRDRPLECLLWTMGVMFQPQFGYFRRTIAKFVALITVIDDIYDVYGTLDELECFTNAVERFVTSMRLCLEYFKAISNDEAENSITSSQMSSNASCEESSVREGAGYDETFGSGDESNFSLPSERGSSAQSPDDDESFAEGDEDEGRGDGNGEDGVDVDGEDSDGDERSSEGTSEGPGDNRPFILPEDWAVNKFSPGMSDKVFRELRVRYQIPDHIPLRLPTENERCYSGRTADVGMYDAMFAAGLRLPLTALHRQLADFLGISVTQIAPNAWRTFIGSEILWGSLSGGHRQLTLEEFFHCYRPHHIASSKGTYHFNAREKGLRLVSDMPDSNRNWKSRYFFVEGTDWVCRQEEWATMPRGYFDNTWAFVRDSAYTRPHITDEQEEFIQRILEIPLEERKCRDLITLDTLHLYCGGPDPSAEARKLEEFARRQMDSAKQRIRAAAARQKEERKNKEAAGEASSTPKVVAKATKRKPDGDDSRPLKKAAVTPRDEPLKEKSLPKPSHGAGKGVMTSAGPVSEGPCRLLTHKDYAVGEVGSLIKPTDIEPCDQVGTEELGASALFDLTRALVRVKALQDRCVAKEGVVTRVRSHNKSLMNQQAQYKDAVRTLNTELQEVKEKLTESGSRSDKLQEEVTALSEKLQTAGADAIRDFKASQAFFDSCGEYYGTGFEDCLQQVASAYPELDLSGITMGDGDDSLRQSTPRRDDSVVLAQPAANPAASDSPAVIVDADGKNADVPAP